caaggtctcgcgacgcgaggccaagtctcacgacgtgagactgactctcacgtcgtgagaccttctctcacgacgtgagaccttctctcacgacgtgagagaaGCTAGGCACGATGTGCCTAGCCGTCGCCGACCCCCGTTGGTCATGTTGAGGTCCGACACGACCTAGCTCGACCCATAAACGTTATGTGGACTCcgaaaacatatgaaacgagCAACAAACTTAACGATTAGTAATATATCTCGAAAGGTGTTAAACGTATATGGGATATTGATTAACGCTTAACAAGATATGAATCGTTTTACAAAGTAAAAGAATGATAACTTAGGGTTTAAGTTTATAAGGTTCACTTTTAGGTACTAAACGCGTATTTGACTTATTAATGTGTCAGACGCGTCAGCAAGCAGTGAGGGCACCAGACGAGGTCTAGTGCGAGCACATCATTACATAAATCACTtcattgattggatagcggtcactgtgagttgcattttactttcgtgtattatatatatatataaagttattttgtatagatatatatactgtttatacgcatcgcattatatataattgattggatgttatatgtttatttaatttctatatgcgagaactagtatgcgatccgaagaaactagctacctattgggtgtcaataggctgtgtgatcaccagtatcgagtcagtctagtatgtttgcattgagaaatgacttgacacagccgggagctgttgatgaatatgaaatttacgattgggtatatgatttcgatacgcagagtgaactcggctacggtgtagcctggaagtccccgtatctagtggctgggccaccagcgagttggactcgcaattgatatttatgattgggttgaacgatatatgattattcgagagatgtgtcgcatgctaggatattggtttcgtacggatcaaatacatgtttatatattttatattattgttttcttgagatgcgatgctatgtttttaaattaataccgttagtaaaatgcaacctcactcagtattttccctaatactgacccctcatctttaatgttttcaggtacttagtatgtggacctagctagaggccaattttgaagttcagaagtcagctgtgtatgtgtagtatctgacttctgtgaatgctgcagtagtggtcccgcgttgacagagtcgtagcctagacagcagtacacattgagtgtacatattacttgctgtccagtttatatgttttttgtaggctacgtgttttatatgttgtgcacggcactaggtgccagtgatatgttggatacactaactgatgtatatagtaccgcgaggccagttcgtacgaggtacagtaactagagcccgcgaggataacagaacagttagtgtaaatgtttgtgtatacatgttatgtatacttgcttctgttgctttatgttatttgtttattatttgcgaaaaattaatagtgatttaaggcttgctacgggttccggagctaccactcccgttccctagcgccggttgcggctcaatattttgggtcgtgacatattacaagattgccattattttaataatgtgtcataatgtgataggtttggtctacggatgacgtggtagaccgagtctacctaaaaatttctcaaaaaataactaatctttttcaaattaataggaatatcaATCTTTTGGTTTGACTACACTAGCAATGCAATTAATATTGTCCAAATCTTTATTAGTTATGTGTAAAACACTAAAactacaaaaaataattaatttaatttttttaattttattttaaaataataattcataaattgacgagtcacgttacgagccacgtgcatagcacgcaAAGCGAGactagtttttttaaaatagccGAACGCAAAAAAATTCGGTTGTCCTAAGTTGTAGTCTTGATGCACCAGCAACAGTTGTTCCTTAGGAAATTAAACATTATATCTACCAAAtactatcaataaaaaaattgtcgaTCGATTCAATCTGACTTTTAAACTTGTAAAATTGGTGCGAATAAACCCTACTTTAAGAACAAAATAATTAGTGTTAGTTTGAAAGCTTGATTTGCACCGATTTAATAAGTTTAAGAGCCGGATTGCACCGaatataactttaaaaatataaaaaaattcttaaaagtTTTAGGAGGTTTGTACACCTTTTGTTCAAGGACATATCTGcactttttataatttgtacCTTCTGtcgaattttaataagtcatCACACATTATTTTCCTCTTTGTAATCTTTGCAATACATTTTATTACACCACACCATATAAACCTTATTATATAAATCGtattaagttattttttttggtacagggtacatgaggtttcctgaacgggtctcaactatgagacgacacctttaagccttccacattcagactaatccccactcgagccgtgtaggtcccttgcgggaggcaaactctggccccaagttttaaacggctgcatacatgagtacggttcgaacccgcgacctcacttaagctagaagagcgccttaccaactcatctacgccttGGGGTTTAAATCGTATTAAGTTATTAACCTATACACTCTACCATCTTTTGCTTCACAATGGACACGTCATCTCATGTCCAAATTCCATCTCCAAATGAACATTCGGGTCTGGGTCCACCGTCTAGCCATGCCAAATCTTGAGGTTTGATATACATAGGACCCCACGAAGGACTTCCATTTTCAAATGAGTTATGAGTCAGCCGTTTTAACTCAGACCCATCCAATTTCATAGTGTAAACTTCGCCGTAAGGTTGAGGATTTTGTGGGTTGGAAATGGGTTCCGCAGATATTCCGGCATAATCTGTAGCAAATACTAAACTCTTCCCATCTGGACTAAAATAAGGATGATTAATTTTTCCACCCAATCCACTCTGAAACAATCTCTTTAATCCAGCTCCATTAGGATGGATCAGAAACAACTCAAAACTTCCTGAACCCGGATCTTCTCGATCTGAAGAAAACACAATCCATTCACCATCTGGTGACCAATTACACATTGTGTCGCTCCATGAACCTTCTGTCAACCTGAAGAGTCCGCCGCTTTCTCCTTTAATAGCATCCATTATATACAAGTTCTTATGACCCGAACGACCTGACCGAAAGACGATATATTTCCCATCTGGTGAAACAGAAGGAAATGCATTATTTTTACCGGGTTTTTGACACTTTAGTGTCTAGGAGGCACAAAAATTCCATTTTTGTGCCTCCTACCACCggcccgccatctcatatggcgggctgcACTAATTTtgcaccagcccgccatatgagatggcgggctggtagCTAATTACGGGGATTAACTTAATCCCCGtaattagcaccagcccgccatctcatatggcgggctggtgaCTGATTCCCTGCAACAGCAGGGAATCATTTGACCGACCAGCTGGTCAGTTGACTGACCAGCTGGTCAGTCAAACGATTCCCTGCTGTTGCAGGGAATCATTTAAAGCAAAgcagcccgccatctcatatggcgggctgcTTTGCTTTAAATAGGTGAGTGCTTCAGCACTCACCTATTCAGAcaaagaggaaaaaaaattagtaagatagagaaaaaaaaagttagaagacagagaaaaaaaattttagaattgtaattaaattttagtggTTATctcgttaaaaaaaaattagtaaattttagtAGATTTTGACGGAGCGATTTTTCCGGAATTGGTTGAAGCGACAGAGTTTATTTTGTGGAGCTTATCGGATATTTTTCTGGAGCTACATATTATTTTTCGGTCTGTATTTTACGAGGTCTACAAGAGGTTAGTccgtaatttatttttaattcatttagttttactttatttttgaaaatattgaaattaaaaaatgttagaGTTTATTATAGATTAGAAAATGTTAGAATtagattaaatatattttaaaaaaaatactatagttTAGTAATTGTTAGAAGttatagaaattttaaaaatttacattattttaaatatttatttagtttaaaaattTTCATAGGAATCTTGTTAAGtattatattttagaaattgaaattagaagatagagaaaaaaaataggaaattgtaattaaattttagtggttatctcattaaaaaaaaaattagtaaattttagtAGAGTTTGACGGAGTGATTTTTCCGGAATTGGTTGAAGCGACGGAGTTTATTTTGTGGAGCTTATCGGATATTTTTCTGGAGCTACATATTATTTTTCGGTCTGCTGTTTTACGAGGTCTACAAGAGGTTAGTCCGtaacttatttttaattcatttagttttactttatttttgaaaatattgaaattaaaaaatgttagaGTTTATTATAGATTAGAAAATGTTAGAATtagattaaatatattttaaaaaaaatattatagtttaGTAATTGTTAGAAGttatagaaattttaaaaatttacattattttaaatatttatttagtttaaaaaatttcataggAATCTTGTTAAGtattatattttagaaattgatataatttttaatatagtgTAGAAATTAGAAATTAGTATTTGAAAATATATCATAGCAATGTCGTATACAATTTGTCTAGaatttgtgttttgaaattTAGAGTAAGCtttttataaagttattaattGTTAAGAAAAATATGACATAATTGTTAGTATATAAtgtagttattaattttttgatgagTAGCCTGTGaatattagaattttattttaaaaatcagagTAACAtttattagaaattaatttttaattttttaaaaaataagatagaatagtctttataatttttaatgagTAACCTgtgaatattagaaattaattttagaaataagaGTAACATTTATTCATGACAAATGCTTGTAGCAATGACGACAATCGATTTGTCGTTTGTGATACGGTTTGACGGTAGTATTGTAAACTCTCCCCGCGGAGTAGAATATTTTGGGGGTAGttatgtgcaagtgccgttgaCTGGAAGAATAAATTTCCAACAGTTGATTGATATTTGTGGATCGGCAATAACCAGTGTTGTGGGCCCGGTGGAGATCAGTAAGATATATTTTCGGGTTCCTCATTTTCAAGGGGAACAAATATATTCTTATTCCTTGATGGATGTCCAGGGCGACCCACATGTATGTGCTATTCAGACCGAGGCATGTCGCATGCCAGCACTAAGATTTTTAGAGTTGTACGTGGAGTACCGCAAGGCGGTTGTTGAAGATATTCCTATTGATCAACTGCATATATCTGCTTCTAGTGAGTCGGAGAGGGACAGTGAGGAAGAAGGAGAACACGATCACTACGAGACCGAAGTGGAGAATATGGAAGACATACTCATTGCTGCTGAACTTGGTAATACAGTGTACCAGTCCCGACTGCCGGCACATGTTAGACGTGTAGATCTCGAAGACTTCGACGTCGACTTGGACTCATGGGAAAAGCAGAAAGTTGAGTGGGAGAGGGGGATGGAGTTTGAAGAAGGGATGACTTTCTCGAGCCGAGATTCTGTTCGGGCTTGTGCTGTTACCTATTCGGTGGACAATGGAAGAGAGTTTCAGAGTTGTCGGACGACGCTGAAAACGTTGGTTCTCGTTTGCAAGCACAAAGAGATATGCCCATGGTGGCTGCGTGCCACACTTCTTAAGAAAACCAACACATGGACGTTGACAAAATATATCGGGCCACACATATGCGATATGCAAGTGTCAGTTCGTCACCACCGAAATTTTGGGATTGCTCAGATCGCCAATTATATTAAGACGCAAGTGCTAGGTCAGCGTGACATACGGATCAAGACGTTGATTGCGGGACTACTTGAATTTACCGGAGT
This region of Mercurialis annua linkage group LG1-X, ddMerAnnu1.2, whole genome shotgun sequence genomic DNA includes:
- the LOC126673393 gene encoding uncharacterized protein LOC126673393 gives rise to the protein MDAIKGESGGLFRLTEGSWSDTMCNWSPDGEWIVFSSDREDPGSGSFELFLIHPNGAGLKRLFQSGLGGKINHPYFSPDGKSLVFATDYAGISAEPISNPQNPQPYGEVYTMKLDGSELKRLTHNSFENGSPSWGPMYIKPQDLAWLDGGPRPECSFGDGIWT